In Neorhizobium galegae, the following proteins share a genomic window:
- a CDS encoding helix-turn-helix transcriptional regulator, with translation MSSTPSGYSRSPAVAESFRIMNDIPKLAERDDRGSEGANHDGCLVIIDARALDRECLAKALIGRGLEMDVCAVGSIEEWKLEKDLYPPVQAVLFNIGGRKADDSALATDISKLTTEFKSPPIIVLSDSDDLAQVVKMLEYGARGFIPSCVGIGVCVEAIGLAVAGGIFVPASSVLSMRHLVSAATAAAEHRPLSGMFTLRQEAVVEALRKGKANKIIAYELNLRESTVKVHIRNIMKKLKATNRTEVAYKLNDLFPYGAAN, from the coding sequence ATGAGTTCCACACCAAGCGGCTACAGCCGTTCTCCTGCTGTGGCAGAATCCTTTCGCATTATGAATGACATCCCAAAGCTCGCCGAAAGAGATGATCGAGGCAGTGAGGGAGCAAACCACGACGGATGCCTTGTGATCATCGACGCGAGAGCGCTTGATCGCGAATGCCTTGCCAAAGCCCTCATCGGGCGTGGCCTCGAGATGGATGTCTGCGCTGTCGGCTCCATCGAGGAATGGAAACTAGAAAAAGATCTCTATCCGCCTGTCCAGGCCGTTCTGTTCAATATAGGCGGCCGAAAGGCGGACGATTCCGCACTTGCTACTGACATCTCGAAATTGACGACCGAGTTCAAGTCGCCGCCGATCATCGTGCTCTCCGACTCCGACGACCTCGCCCAGGTCGTGAAAATGTTGGAATACGGGGCTCGAGGTTTCATTCCCTCTTGCGTCGGCATCGGCGTCTGCGTGGAAGCGATCGGTCTGGCCGTTGCCGGCGGGATTTTCGTTCCGGCAAGCAGCGTCCTCTCCATGCGGCACCTGGTCAGCGCTGCGACGGCGGCGGCGGAACACCGGCCACTCTCGGGAATGTTCACGCTGCGCCAGGAAGCGGTGGTCGAAGCCCTTCGCAAGGGCAAGGCCAACAAGATCATCGCCTACGAGCTCAATCTGCGGGAAAGCACGGTCAAGGTCCATATCCGCAACATCATGAAGAAGCTGAAAGCGACGAACCGTACCGAGGTCGCCTACAAACTCAATGACCTCTTCCCATACGGAGCGGCCAACTAA
- a CDS encoding oligosaccharide flippase family protein has protein sequence MTDAIVPSDWKQVPSPHAREPLPLDALPVTVQPPKRRLRTTLIQAAGWSMMGYLLSQVVRIASNLVLTRLLIPEMFGIMAVATMIQVSVAMLSDLGLRPAAIQSQFGDDQSYLDTAWTLQIIHGCLIWFACVLIAIGIGRAAEYGLFPAGSVYTVASLPAIIMGMSFCTVIMGLQSTKLITAFRHLDLGRVTLIEIVAQVVSLAVGISLAWHTGSIWSFVAATLLSALTTTILTHIWLPGRHNSLYWEAAAIRDLVRFGRWIMLSSILTMIAANGDRIFLAGWTSPVMLGFYSLAFNLISMLEGAGGRLFLNVAMPALGRIARERPEQLGSMFWKMRLPLDLVFIGSAGAIYSSGTAIIEALYDDRYRDAAPIIQILSFSLLIMRFGPLSAVYLAVNEPRNQTVMNFIRAVSSFTCLPLGYYLFGFEGAVWAAALYGLPVLPAILYFNHRHGLNNFLYEAGVLLAWPVGYLAGVLATGILHHAGPLF, from the coding sequence GTGACTGACGCAATCGTTCCCTCGGATTGGAAGCAGGTGCCTTCCCCTCACGCCAGGGAGCCGTTGCCTCTCGACGCTTTGCCCGTGACGGTTCAGCCGCCGAAACGGCGTCTTCGCACGACCCTTATCCAGGCCGCAGGTTGGTCGATGATGGGGTATCTCCTCTCGCAGGTCGTACGCATCGCAAGCAACCTGGTGCTGACAAGGCTGCTGATACCGGAAATGTTCGGCATCATGGCCGTCGCCACCATGATTCAGGTGTCGGTCGCCATGTTGTCCGATCTCGGGCTCAGGCCCGCGGCCATACAGAGCCAGTTTGGCGACGACCAGTCCTATCTCGACACCGCATGGACGCTGCAAATCATCCACGGCTGCTTGATCTGGTTTGCGTGCGTCCTGATTGCCATCGGGATCGGGCGTGCAGCCGAGTATGGCCTGTTCCCAGCCGGATCGGTCTACACGGTCGCGTCGTTGCCAGCCATCATCATGGGAATGTCTTTTTGTACCGTGATCATGGGGCTGCAATCCACAAAACTGATCACTGCGTTCCGGCACCTCGATCTTGGGCGCGTCACCTTAATCGAGATAGTGGCTCAGGTCGTCAGCCTGGCGGTCGGGATCTCGCTTGCGTGGCACACAGGCTCGATTTGGTCGTTCGTCGCCGCAACGCTTCTATCTGCGTTGACGACCACTATTCTTACTCACATATGGCTGCCGGGTCGGCACAACAGCCTTTACTGGGAAGCTGCGGCGATAAGGGATCTTGTTCGGTTTGGCCGCTGGATCATGCTGTCGTCCATCCTCACGATGATAGCAGCCAACGGAGATCGTATCTTTCTCGCCGGATGGACAAGCCCCGTCATGCTCGGCTTCTACAGCCTGGCCTTCAATCTTATCTCGATGCTGGAAGGTGCCGGTGGCCGGCTGTTCTTAAACGTGGCAATGCCGGCCTTGGGCAGGATTGCAAGGGAACGCCCGGAGCAGCTCGGCTCCATGTTCTGGAAAATGCGATTGCCGCTGGATCTTGTTTTCATCGGAAGTGCGGGCGCGATCTATTCGAGCGGCACGGCAATCATCGAAGCGCTCTATGATGATCGCTATCGAGATGCTGCTCCAATTATCCAGATATTATCGTTCAGCCTTCTCATCATGCGTTTCGGTCCCCTGTCTGCGGTCTATCTCGCCGTCAATGAACCGCGTAACCAGACCGTCATGAATTTCATTCGCGCGGTCTCGAGTTTTACATGCCTGCCCCTGGGTTATTACTTGTTCGGCTTCGAGGGCGCAGTATGGGCGGCCGCACTTTACGGACTGCCCGTATTGCCGGCGATTCTTTACTTCAATCACCGTCACGGCCTCAACAATTTCCTATATGAAGCGGGTGTGTTGTTGGCCTGGCCTGTCGGGTATCTGGCTGGAGTTCTTGCGACGGGCATTCTCCACCACGCTGGGCCGCTGTTTTAA
- a CDS encoding thioesterase domain-containing protein produces the protein MAMGRGKAVAELKLDPIFADDLAKGVLLHPGLLDIATGFAMQLAKDYDAETSLWAPATYGRVVLHMPLPAEVVSIVELADSSDFGEGYAAFDVTITDPLGNVIFEAEKFVMRRLESDLALGLASQADSPAAAKAKPAALSPAMLKLGTQVRNGILPAEGFSALQRALGTSEPQPIISSIDLETLREWIAASAETATPSGDNFERPDLESEFVEPRNPIEETLAGYWRELLGIAKVGIHDSFFDMGGHSLIAVRLFRMIKKQYALDLPISTLFEAPTIAQCAERIAAELPDGGEAAGSELAASLPTTTAKPVHLVLMNPGRNAKATPLFICAGMFGNVLNLRHLAMTMGADRPVYGLQARGLYGDHEPHATFEEMAADYIAEIRTVQPSGPYLLAGYSGGGITAFEMARQLQDTGEEVSQVIMLDTPMPRQPGLGLRDRISMKLQDMRRHKMRFVGAYLRDRRAYQEQQRAKFELEHQGESPEYFNNVRIEMAFRRALLRYDVRAYSGKVTLFRPKPDIFYSLGGGRHLKQNRDVLLPDNGWGGHVPQLRVSEVPGDHDSMVLDPYVRVLSEHMRAVLEASGVTAALHGTADMEAKVQSRAPARVAEIA, from the coding sequence ATGGCGATGGGGCGCGGCAAGGCTGTTGCGGAATTGAAACTGGACCCGATCTTTGCCGACGATCTTGCGAAAGGCGTCCTGCTGCATCCGGGCCTGCTCGACATCGCGACCGGCTTTGCCATGCAGCTTGCCAAGGACTACGACGCAGAGACCTCGCTTTGGGCGCCGGCAACCTATGGCCGGGTGGTCCTCCACATGCCCCTGCCGGCCGAGGTCGTCAGTATCGTGGAACTCGCCGACAGCAGCGATTTCGGCGAGGGTTATGCGGCCTTCGACGTGACGATCACCGATCCTCTCGGCAACGTCATTTTCGAAGCCGAAAAATTCGTCATGCGCAGGCTGGAGAGCGATCTTGCGCTGGGTCTCGCATCCCAGGCGGACTCGCCGGCTGCTGCCAAAGCGAAGCCGGCCGCGCTTTCTCCGGCGATGTTGAAGCTCGGCACCCAGGTGCGCAACGGTATCCTGCCGGCGGAAGGTTTTTCGGCGCTGCAACGCGCGCTCGGCACATCCGAACCTCAGCCGATCATCAGTTCGATCGATCTCGAAACTCTGCGCGAATGGATTGCCGCCTCTGCCGAAACCGCGACGCCGTCCGGCGACAATTTCGAGAGACCGGACCTCGAAAGCGAGTTCGTCGAGCCGCGCAATCCGATCGAGGAAACGCTGGCCGGCTATTGGCGGGAGCTCCTCGGGATCGCCAAGGTCGGCATCCACGACAGTTTCTTCGACATGGGCGGGCATTCGCTGATCGCGGTTCGCCTGTTCCGGATGATCAAGAAACAATATGCGCTCGACCTGCCGATATCGACGCTGTTCGAGGCGCCGACGATCGCCCAATGCGCGGAGCGTATCGCTGCGGAATTGCCGGATGGAGGCGAGGCCGCAGGATCCGAGCTCGCGGCGAGCCTGCCGACGACGACGGCAAAACCGGTTCATCTGGTCCTGATGAACCCCGGTAGGAATGCAAAAGCAACCCCGCTGTTCATCTGCGCCGGCATGTTCGGCAATGTCCTGAACCTTCGCCATCTGGCAATGACCATGGGTGCGGACAGGCCCGTCTACGGATTGCAGGCCCGCGGACTTTACGGCGACCACGAGCCGCACGCGACGTTCGAGGAGATGGCGGCCGACTACATCGCCGAAATCCGTACGGTGCAACCCAGCGGACCCTATCTTCTCGCCGGTTATTCGGGTGGCGGCATAACCGCCTTCGAAATGGCCCGGCAGCTTCAAGATACAGGAGAAGAGGTTTCCCAGGTGATCATGCTGGACACCCCCATGCCGCGGCAGCCGGGGCTGGGCCTGCGCGACCGTATCAGCATGAAATTGCAGGACATGCGCCGACATAAGATGAGGTTCGTTGGCGCGTATCTGAGAGACCGTCGTGCCTATCAGGAGCAACAGCGCGCCAAGTTCGAGTTGGAGCATCAAGGTGAATCGCCTGAGTATTTCAACAATGTCAGGATTGAGATGGCGTTCAGGAGAGCCTTGCTCAGGTATGATGTCAGGGCTTATTCCGGCAAGGTCACTTTGTTTCGTCCCAAGCCCGATATCTTCTATAGCCTTGGTGGCGGCCGTCACCTGAAGCAGAACCGCGATGTGCTGCTGCCTGACAATGGGTGGGGGGGGCATGTACCGCAATTGCGGGTCTCGGAAGTGCCAGGAGACCACGACAGCATGGTGCTCGATCCGTATGTTCGCGTGCTCTCCGAGCACATGCGTGCTGTCCTTGAAGCCTCCGGTGTCACGGCTGCGCTCCATGGGACTGCCGATATGGAGGCCAAAGTTCAAAGCAGAGCGCCGGCCCGGGTCGCCGAGATTGCTTAG
- a CDS encoding type I polyketide synthase — MLEGSNQVCASDIAIVGMALRVPGARNVSEFWQNLRDGVESVRTFSPEDLIAEGEDPERLHHPNYVPRGADLPDMEMFDAEFFGLNPKEAAIMDPQHRHFLECAWEAMEDAGRTPNNQPGPVGIFAGCGMGSYFYFNVCSNRNLIDQVGMFLLRHTGNDKDFLATRASFTFDLRGPSVNVQTACSTSLVAVHYACQSLISGECDMALAGGVTIEFPHRRGYTFQEGEILSPDGHCRPFDHRAAGTVFGSGVGVVVLRRLSDALRDGDVIHAVIKGTAVNNDGNSKAGYLAPSVSGQAEAVLEAQGLAGVDADTIQYVECHGTGTFLGDPIEIEALTAAFRQSTERTGFCHVGSVKSNIGHLDTAAGVVGLIKATLAVNEGEIPPTLGFERPNPSIDFEKSPFRVNNKLVKWPHAPGPRRAAVNSLGVGGTNAHAIIEQAPTRYVADAAGANAKIGADSDPMLLFLSARQRKTIDQAAERLGSAISGQPGLSLDDVSYTLQHGRKHFDHRMVVAVRGREDAIAVLANPGSRGFVHQPVPNNSGAIFLFPGGGAQYVGMAKRLYEEDQTFRRSVEEGLSHLPVDAANEIRTVWLGENSATAAKTFLRPSLQLPAILITEIGLARLWMDWGVKPKALIGHSMGENAAACVAGVMSFKDAVNLVHLRGKLFETIRPSGMMSVPLDHDRLSELLPASLDIASVNAPSLCVVSGLNEDLDLFREFLARQGIDATRVPINIAAHSRLVTPILRAFEAFLRDITLRAPAIPILSNRTGLPLSAEEATDPMYWVGHLRSTVYFANGMAALSAEPGRIYIEVGPGRVLSSLTKAQGSIPANQVINSLPHPDEAGDDRLHFLSAVGRAWATGLEVDIDRLWQDRSPRRVRLPAYPFQHKRFFIDRAGANERGKSAEPVLSKEPDIERWGYRPSWKQTLANYELGAEKEAQSWLFFLDEAGVGQKLVEALRTAGHRVVTVSLGDAFIRRSAEDYMLCPELGRAGYDALIAGLVGDGGLPSRVVHMWLLTRAETFRPGSNFFHRNQECGFDSMLHLAQALGDAASLADVHFTVVTNGMQQVLREPLPYPEKATVLGPSLVLPKEMAGATVRVIDIDLPPKTERNNKRFSFGRLMGRVEKKEPAEPAALIEQLWEDLHAKPGSEIVAFRKGRRWSQVHQRLPLKDVSSEQATLREGGVYFFSGGLSDVALALADELAGRFRARIVLVGRTVVPPRENWEFYDRTHGHGVVRRAISAIRRLEEKGSEVLYLVGDVGNPEQMSRAVETSLSRFGEINGVFHAAGTVDDGLMQTKTRDSIDRVLTPKVLGTTVLDAAFETVALDFFLMFSSTSTDVVRAGQVDYVAANAYLNAFAQSRSHRPDRATVALHWGVWNEVGLAARALGASEGGGWIKPVAGPAAGPFFQHWKEDETGLPWLEALVSPETEWMLDEHRLLSGQAVMPGTGYLELIAQASREYGLPFEAEVADLVFLRPLAFNDGETKAVRVRLEPAAEHFRIVVLAGPADGEDALFVKHAEAILKPQAQQRRATVDIAAVASQCDGSRVAGGGARFAQFRRSISASAPAGPSCAPWRWGAARLLRN; from the coding sequence ATGCTTGAGGGGTCAAACCAGGTCTGTGCCAGCGATATTGCAATCGTCGGCATGGCTTTGAGAGTGCCGGGTGCACGCAATGTTTCGGAATTCTGGCAGAACCTGCGAGACGGCGTAGAGTCGGTTCGGACGTTTTCGCCGGAGGACCTGATCGCTGAAGGCGAGGACCCCGAGCGGCTCCATCACCCCAACTACGTTCCCCGCGGCGCCGATCTTCCCGACATGGAAATGTTCGACGCGGAGTTCTTCGGCCTGAACCCGAAGGAAGCGGCGATCATGGATCCCCAGCACCGCCATTTCCTTGAATGCGCCTGGGAAGCCATGGAGGACGCCGGCCGGACGCCGAACAATCAGCCCGGCCCGGTCGGTATTTTCGCCGGCTGCGGCATGGGCAGCTATTTCTATTTCAACGTTTGCAGCAATCGCAACCTGATCGACCAGGTGGGAATGTTCCTGTTGCGCCACACGGGCAACGACAAGGATTTTCTGGCGACGCGAGCCTCTTTCACGTTCGACCTGCGCGGCCCGAGCGTCAATGTGCAGACCGCCTGCTCGACGTCGCTCGTCGCGGTGCATTACGCCTGCCAGAGCCTGATCTCCGGCGAATGCGACATGGCGCTTGCCGGCGGGGTGACGATCGAATTCCCGCATCGGCGCGGCTATACGTTCCAGGAAGGCGAGATCCTTTCGCCCGACGGGCACTGCCGGCCTTTCGATCATCGCGCGGCGGGGACCGTTTTCGGAAGCGGCGTGGGGGTGGTCGTGCTTCGCCGGCTTTCGGATGCTCTTCGCGACGGCGATGTGATCCATGCCGTGATCAAGGGTACGGCCGTCAACAATGACGGCAACAGCAAAGCTGGCTATCTCGCGCCGAGCGTCAGCGGGCAGGCCGAGGCGGTTCTGGAGGCTCAAGGGCTCGCAGGCGTCGATGCCGACACCATTCAATATGTCGAGTGCCACGGCACCGGCACGTTCCTCGGCGATCCGATCGAGATCGAGGCGCTGACGGCGGCCTTCAGGCAGAGCACCGAGCGGACCGGCTTCTGCCATGTCGGATCGGTCAAATCCAATATTGGCCATCTCGATACCGCCGCGGGTGTCGTCGGTCTCATCAAGGCGACGCTTGCCGTCAACGAGGGTGAGATTCCGCCGACGCTCGGCTTCGAACGCCCCAACCCCTCGATCGATTTCGAGAAGAGCCCGTTCCGGGTCAACAACAAGCTGGTGAAGTGGCCGCATGCGCCGGGCCCTCGCCGGGCGGCCGTCAACTCGCTCGGCGTCGGCGGCACCAATGCGCATGCCATCATCGAGCAGGCGCCGACCCGTTACGTGGCCGACGCAGCCGGGGCTAATGCAAAGATCGGCGCCGATTCCGATCCGATGCTGCTTTTCCTTTCGGCCCGCCAGCGCAAGACGATCGATCAGGCGGCCGAGCGGCTCGGCTCGGCGATCTCCGGACAGCCCGGCCTTTCGCTCGATGACGTCAGCTATACGCTGCAGCATGGCCGCAAACATTTCGACCACCGCATGGTGGTCGCCGTCCGTGGTCGGGAGGACGCCATCGCGGTCCTTGCGAACCCCGGCAGCCGTGGTTTCGTTCATCAGCCCGTGCCGAACAATTCCGGCGCCATATTCCTGTTTCCAGGCGGCGGTGCTCAATATGTCGGCATGGCCAAGCGGCTGTACGAGGAGGATCAGACATTCCGGCGGAGCGTCGAAGAGGGGCTTTCCCATCTGCCTGTCGACGCAGCAAACGAGATCCGCACGGTGTGGCTCGGCGAGAACTCCGCGACGGCTGCGAAAACCTTCCTACGCCCCTCGCTCCAACTTCCTGCCATTCTGATCACCGAGATCGGATTGGCCCGGCTATGGATGGATTGGGGCGTGAAGCCGAAGGCGCTGATCGGCCACTCCATGGGCGAGAACGCCGCGGCCTGTGTTGCCGGCGTGATGTCCTTCAAGGACGCCGTCAACCTGGTGCATCTGCGGGGCAAGCTGTTCGAGACTATTCGGCCCAGCGGCATGATGAGCGTGCCCCTCGATCACGACCGGCTTTCCGAACTGCTGCCGGCATCGCTCGACATCGCTTCGGTCAATGCGCCGTCGCTTTGCGTCGTGTCGGGCCTCAACGAGGATCTCGACCTCTTCCGGGAATTCCTGGCGAGGCAAGGCATTGATGCGACGCGCGTGCCGATCAACATCGCCGCCCATTCGCGGCTGGTTACACCCATCCTGAGAGCATTCGAGGCTTTTCTGCGCGATATCACTCTTCGCGCCCCGGCAATTCCGATCCTATCGAACCGTACGGGCTTGCCGTTGAGCGCCGAAGAGGCGACCGATCCGATGTACTGGGTCGGTCACCTTCGTTCGACCGTTTATTTTGCGAACGGCATGGCAGCGCTTTCGGCGGAACCGGGACGTATCTATATTGAAGTGGGTCCCGGGCGTGTTCTGTCGTCACTGACGAAGGCGCAGGGGTCGATCCCCGCAAACCAGGTGATCAACAGCCTGCCGCATCCCGACGAGGCCGGCGACGATCGGCTCCATTTCCTCTCCGCCGTGGGGCGGGCCTGGGCGACCGGGCTCGAGGTCGATATCGACCGCCTGTGGCAGGACCGTTCGCCGCGCCGGGTCCGGCTGCCGGCCTATCCGTTCCAGCACAAGCGCTTCTTCATAGACCGCGCCGGAGCAAATGAGAGAGGCAAGAGCGCCGAGCCCGTCCTTTCGAAGGAACCCGATATCGAGCGCTGGGGTTATCGCCCCTCTTGGAAGCAGACGCTAGCGAATTACGAGCTGGGCGCCGAGAAAGAGGCGCAATCCTGGCTCTTCTTCCTCGACGAGGCCGGGGTCGGTCAGAAGCTGGTCGAAGCGCTGAGGACGGCCGGCCACCGTGTGGTAACGGTTTCCCTCGGCGACGCTTTCATTCGCCGCAGCGCCGAGGACTACATGCTCTGCCCGGAACTGGGCCGCGCCGGATATGACGCCCTGATTGCCGGGCTTGTCGGTGATGGCGGCCTGCCGTCGCGTGTCGTGCATATGTGGCTTCTGACCCGGGCCGAGACCTTCCGGCCCGGCTCGAATTTCTTCCATCGGAACCAGGAATGCGGTTTCGACAGCATGCTGCATCTTGCCCAGGCTCTGGGGGATGCAGCCAGCCTTGCGGACGTGCATTTCACCGTCGTCACCAACGGCATGCAGCAGGTCTTGCGCGAGCCGTTGCCCTATCCCGAAAAAGCCACCGTTCTGGGGCCTAGCCTGGTCCTGCCGAAGGAGATGGCGGGTGCCACGGTCAGGGTGATCGATATCGATCTGCCGCCCAAGACCGAGCGGAACAACAAGCGGTTCTCCTTCGGGCGCTTGATGGGGCGGGTAGAGAAAAAGGAGCCCGCGGAGCCGGCGGCGTTGATCGAGCAGCTCTGGGAAGATCTGCATGCCAAGCCGGGATCCGAAATCGTCGCCTTCCGCAAAGGGCGGCGCTGGTCGCAGGTTCATCAGCGGCTGCCGTTGAAAGATGTATCGTCCGAGCAGGCGACACTGCGTGAGGGCGGCGTCTACTTCTTCTCCGGCGGCCTGAGCGACGTCGCTTTGGCGCTTGCCGACGAACTCGCCGGCCGGTTCCGGGCGCGGATCGTGCTAGTCGGCCGCACCGTTGTGCCGCCGCGGGAAAACTGGGAATTCTACGATCGCACCCACGGCCATGGCGTCGTTCGGCGGGCGATTTCGGCAATCCGGAGGCTTGAGGAGAAGGGGTCGGAAGTTCTTTATCTGGTCGGCGATGTCGGCAATCCGGAGCAGATGAGCCGGGCGGTCGAGACCTCGCTCTCCCGGTTCGGGGAAATCAACGGTGTCTTCCATGCGGCCGGCACGGTTGATGACGGCCTGATGCAGACCAAGACACGCGACAGCATCGACAGGGTCCTGACGCCGAAAGTGCTCGGCACCACTGTGCTGGATGCGGCATTCGAAACCGTGGCCCTCGATTTCTTCCTGATGTTTTCCTCCACCAGCACCGATGTGGTGCGGGCAGGGCAGGTCGATTACGTCGCCGCGAACGCCTATCTCAATGCCTTCGCGCAGAGCCGTTCTCATCGCCCCGACCGTGCCACCGTCGCGCTGCATTGGGGCGTCTGGAATGAAGTCGGTCTTGCGGCACGGGCGCTTGGCGCCTCCGAGGGCGGCGGGTGGATCAAGCCGGTTGCCGGGCCGGCTGCCGGTCCGTTCTTCCAGCACTGGAAAGAGGACGAGACGGGATTGCCCTGGCTCGAGGCGCTGGTCAGCCCCGAGACGGAATGGATGCTCGACGAACATCGGCTGCTTTCCGGCCAGGCGGTCATGCCGGGTACAGGTTATCTGGAGCTGATTGCACAGGCGTCCCGGGAATACGGGCTTCCGTTCGAAGCGGAAGTGGCGGACCTCGTATTCCTGAGGCCGCTTGCCTTCAATGACGGCGAGACGAAAGCCGTTCGAGTGCGGTTGGAGCCGGCGGCGGAACATTTTCGCATCGTGGTTCTGGCCGGCCCGGCGGATGGCGAGGATGCGCTGTTCGTCAAGCACGCCGAAGCCATCCTCAAGCCGCAGGCGCAACAGAGGCGCGCGACGGTCGACATCGCCGCTGTCGCCTCTCAGTGCGACGGGTCACGGGTCGCCGGAGGCGGAGCGCGCTTCGCGCAGTTCAGGAGAAGCATATCCGCTTCGGCCCCCGCTGGGCCGTCCTGCGCTCCATGGCGATGGGGCGCGGCAAGGCTGTTGCGGAATTGA